Proteins co-encoded in one Spirosoma endbachense genomic window:
- a CDS encoding SusD/RagB family nutrient-binding outer membrane lipoprotein, translating into MKNRLYKFTYCLVALCTLQSCDKGLEELNINPDASSTVSPDFVFTKAQYDAVGNVITGLQGTMQYTTSYNDVASWGSKYIFNQGTAPYTVFSNAYPNEINEIGEVIRGLEKDPAMVNKLAIAKIWRVYSFSKITDLYGDIPYSQAALGYTKSIFKPTYDAQKDIYADMLSELEKAIALFDPAKSSFGAADLVYGGDTTKWKRFAYSLMLRMGMRMTKPDMAQAETWVKKAIAGSLITEDADMARITYLSSGQIINQNPLAYWMLNSDYLKADGVSNPEGGKYYDTFINYLKKTNDPRLPVLSVVYVNGKPNTDVSIQKGMPANIPNTKPADFVTYSEPNQNTILKLNSPMLILSNAEVNFYLAEAAVRGWYSAKSATTLYDQAIKAAMRQWALYGADGVIPQASIDTYAAANTLVTSATVAKQLEQIYTQFWVSVFPNSQEVFLNWRRTGYPALIPNNYVGNITGGKIFRRMLYPATEENLNKENYNSAVSRQGENNFLTPIWLDKQ; encoded by the coding sequence ATGAAAAATCGACTTTATAAATTCACCTATTGCCTGGTGGCACTCTGCACACTGCAAAGTTGCGACAAGGGGCTGGAAGAGCTCAATATCAACCCCGATGCATCCAGTACGGTAAGCCCGGATTTTGTATTCACCAAAGCACAGTACGACGCCGTTGGGAACGTCATTACGGGGTTACAGGGAACCATGCAATACACGACCAGCTACAATGATGTTGCCAGCTGGGGATCAAAATACATTTTCAATCAGGGAACCGCGCCCTATACGGTTTTCAGCAATGCGTATCCGAACGAAATCAATGAAATAGGGGAGGTGATCCGGGGATTGGAAAAAGATCCGGCGATGGTGAACAAGCTCGCTATTGCTAAAATATGGCGTGTTTACAGCTTTTCCAAGATTACAGATTTATATGGTGACATTCCGTATTCGCAGGCTGCTTTGGGCTATACAAAAAGTATATTCAAGCCGACCTACGACGCGCAGAAGGATATTTACGCCGATATGCTGAGCGAACTTGAGAAAGCTATTGCTCTCTTCGATCCAGCGAAATCGAGTTTTGGCGCAGCTGATCTGGTCTACGGTGGCGACACGACGAAATGGAAAAGGTTTGCCTATTCGCTCATGTTGCGGATGGGGATGCGCATGACGAAACCCGATATGGCGCAGGCCGAAACCTGGGTGAAAAAAGCCATTGCGGGAAGCCTGATCACCGAAGACGCCGACATGGCCAGGATCACCTATCTTTCCTCCGGTCAGATCATTAACCAGAATCCACTGGCTTACTGGATGCTGAACAGCGATTACCTGAAAGCCGATGGTGTAAGCAATCCGGAAGGGGGTAAATACTACGACACGTTTATCAACTACCTCAAAAAGACGAACGATCCACGGCTCCCTGTTTTGTCGGTCGTTTATGTGAACGGTAAGCCCAACACCGATGTGAGCATTCAGAAAGGAATGCCTGCCAACATACCTAATACCAAACCAGCTGATTTTGTTACCTACTCAGAACCGAACCAGAATACGATTCTGAAGCTGAATTCACCCATGTTGATTCTGAGCAATGCAGAGGTTAATTTCTACCTGGCAGAAGCCGCGGTTCGGGGTTGGTATTCGGCCAAATCGGCGACGACATTGTATGATCAGGCCATAAAGGCAGCCATGCGGCAATGGGCCCTGTATGGGGCCGATGGCGTAATTCCTCAGGCCAGTATTGATACCTATGCTGCGGCTAATACTCTGGTAACCAGCGCTACGGTGGCAAAACAGCTGGAACAGATCTATACGCAATTCTGGGTGTCGGTTTTTCCTAACTCGCAGGAAGTGTTTCTGAACTGGCGTCGTACGGGTTATCCGGCATTGATTCCCAATAATTACGTCGGGAATATAACGGGTGGGAAAATCTTTCGCCGGATGCTTTATCCAGCAACCGAAGAGAACCTGAACAAGGAGAACTATAATAGTGCCGTTTCCCGGCAGGGAGAAAACAATTTCCTTACCCCGATTTGGCTGGATAAACAGTAG
- a CDS encoding DeoR/GlpR family DNA-binding transcription regulator, translating to MSIAFLKDERKELIIKQVSLHTRMSLTDLAATLNVSEDTVRRDINDLSDEGKLIKIRGGAMSKAYHHSSQLQETYAHQSKITIAEKALTLLHDGMLILMGGGTTIREFIKMIPADLKATFITVNPLTAVELLDKPNLEIIMIGGQISRYSQMSVGGEVYQRLSELKVDLCIMGTNAIDPKEGLTDSDWETVQAKKAMIRAAEKVAVLAISEKMNSVMRMKVADLGQIDYLVTELSADSVQLAPYRAGKINVL from the coding sequence ATGTCAATTGCTTTTTTAAAGGACGAGCGTAAAGAATTGATTATAAAGCAGGTAAGCCTTCATACTCGCATGAGTCTGACTGATCTGGCCGCTACACTCAACGTTTCAGAAGATACCGTTCGGCGCGACATTAACGATTTGTCAGATGAGGGGAAGCTGATAAAAATACGCGGGGGAGCCATGTCGAAGGCTTACCATCACTCCTCACAATTGCAGGAAACGTATGCGCATCAAAGCAAAATTACGATTGCCGAGAAAGCCCTGACTCTGCTGCACGATGGCATGCTGATTCTGATGGGTGGTGGAACCACTATCCGGGAGTTTATCAAAATGATTCCGGCCGATTTAAAAGCAACGTTCATAACGGTGAATCCACTGACAGCGGTTGAACTGCTCGATAAACCGAACCTGGAAATCATTATGATTGGTGGCCAAATCTCCCGCTACAGCCAGATGAGCGTTGGTGGTGAAGTCTATCAGCGATTATCCGAATTGAAGGTAGACCTGTGTATTATGGGTACGAATGCCATCGACCCGAAAGAAGGTCTCACTGACTCAGACTGGGAAACGGTGCAGGCAAAAAAAGCCATGATCCGGGCTGCTGAGAAAGTGGCCGTACTGGCTATTTCCGAGAAAATGAATAGCGTGATGCGTATGAAAGTAGCTGATCTGGGCCAGATTGATTATCTGGTCACGGAGCTCTCTGCTGATTCAGTCCAACTAGCACCCTACCGGGCCGGAAAAATCAACGTACTGTAA
- a CDS encoding family 20 glycosylhydrolase: protein MRVSLTIVIILLNAGNLLAQSGLIPEPVSYSLKSGEFLLTKTVGISAGPGVSLETVAITQAQIRACTGLTLVAKKTKQGIDLRIDSLQVTQPEGYTLQIRPQGISLTGHDQAGLFYGLQSLTQLIAQSKSADLAACDISDYPRFSYRGMHLDVSRHLFPIAFIKKYIDLLALYKFNTFHWHLTDDQGWRIEIKRYPELQQKAAYRTETLIGHKKELPHRFDGKRYGGYYTQAEIKDIVRYATQRHVTVIPEIEMPGHAMAALSAYPQFGCLKPSGQPGGPYQAATFWGVFDEVFCAGNDSTFTFLENVLDEVVSLFPSTYIHIGGDECPKTRWKTCSKCQARIHKEHLKDEDELQSYFIRRIEQHLTKKGRQVIGWDEILEGGLSPGATVMSWRGIEGGIEAIRQKHNAIMTPESHVYFDYYQSLYPEEPLAAAGYTPLSKVYGYEPVPADLRAEEAVYLKGVQGTAWSEYLTSPDQAEYMIFPRAIAVAEIGWSQRQHRNYSDFLRRLRQQVPMLKRLNVHYANCFDELTDTVTVDPNGAVQLTLSTTLPGSTTRYTTNGSAPAPTSPAYTQPLSIKQTSDVKAAVFQGSRQVGRVFQKTLTISKATGKPVTFTTEPMGGYRPSSPLVAVNGVSGTSRYNSGEWIGFQGKDADIQIDLQRIQSISSISTHILNYHWQRMWAPDTLRFSVSEDGVTFRDVYRQTQFPVNGINPVLGTFPPTQARYVRIRASNKGVIPVGEYGAGGKAWLLLDEFRVE, encoded by the coding sequence ATGCGCGTTTCGTTAACGATAGTAATCATATTGCTTAATGCAGGGAATCTGCTCGCACAGAGTGGACTGATCCCTGAGCCGGTAAGCTATAGCCTGAAATCAGGTGAATTCCTGCTTACGAAAACTGTAGGAATTTCGGCTGGTCCTGGCGTGTCGCTAGAGACAGTAGCGATCACTCAGGCGCAGATTCGGGCCTGTACGGGTTTGACGCTGGTTGCGAAAAAGACAAAACAAGGCATTGATCTGCGGATCGATAGCCTTCAGGTGACACAGCCAGAAGGCTATACACTGCAAATTCGGCCTCAGGGAATTAGCCTGACCGGCCACGATCAGGCAGGTCTATTTTACGGTTTGCAATCCCTAACCCAACTTATTGCTCAATCGAAATCAGCAGACCTTGCGGCTTGCGACATCAGTGATTACCCCCGATTTTCGTATCGGGGAATGCATCTCGATGTCAGTCGTCATCTGTTTCCAATTGCGTTTATTAAGAAATACATCGACCTGCTGGCGTTGTATAAATTCAATACGTTTCACTGGCATCTGACCGACGATCAGGGCTGGCGGATCGAGATCAAACGATACCCGGAATTACAGCAGAAAGCCGCTTACCGGACCGAAACCCTCATCGGTCACAAAAAGGAACTGCCTCACCGGTTCGATGGAAAGCGTTATGGTGGCTATTACACCCAGGCCGAAATCAAAGACATTGTTCGGTATGCAACCCAACGCCATGTTACGGTCATTCCTGAAATTGAAATGCCGGGCCATGCGATGGCAGCGTTAAGCGCCTATCCGCAATTCGGCTGTCTCAAACCCAGTGGACAACCGGGAGGGCCCTACCAGGCCGCAACGTTCTGGGGTGTATTCGATGAGGTATTCTGCGCCGGGAATGATAGTACGTTTACATTTCTGGAAAACGTACTTGACGAAGTTGTCAGCCTGTTTCCATCAACGTATATCCACATTGGTGGCGACGAATGCCCAAAAACCCGCTGGAAGACCTGCTCAAAATGCCAGGCTCGTATCCACAAAGAACACCTGAAAGACGAAGACGAACTACAGAGTTATTTTATTCGACGGATTGAGCAGCATCTGACTAAAAAAGGCAGGCAGGTGATTGGTTGGGACGAAATTCTGGAAGGGGGACTATCTCCGGGAGCTACAGTTATGAGCTGGCGTGGGATCGAGGGTGGTATTGAGGCTATTCGGCAAAAGCACAATGCCATTATGACGCCCGAAAGCCATGTCTACTTCGACTACTACCAATCGCTCTATCCGGAAGAACCGTTGGCCGCTGCTGGCTATACACCCTTAAGCAAGGTTTATGGGTATGAACCCGTTCCTGCCGATCTCCGTGCGGAGGAAGCCGTTTACCTGAAAGGCGTTCAGGGTACGGCCTGGAGTGAGTATCTGACTAGCCCGGATCAGGCTGAATACATGATTTTCCCGCGGGCTATTGCCGTAGCTGAAATCGGCTGGAGCCAACGGCAGCATCGGAACTACTCCGATTTCTTACGACGATTACGGCAACAGGTACCCATGCTGAAACGCCTGAATGTCCACTACGCCAATTGCTTCGACGAGCTAACCGACACCGTGACGGTTGACCCCAATGGTGCGGTACAGTTGACACTTTCGACCACATTACCTGGTTCAACCACTCGCTACACGACCAATGGATCGGCTCCGGCACCGACCAGTCCGGCCTATACCCAACCGCTTTCAATTAAGCAGACCAGCGACGTAAAAGCGGCTGTATTTCAGGGCAGTCGGCAGGTAGGCCGGGTGTTTCAAAAAACGCTGACGATCAGCAAAGCGACTGGCAAACCCGTAACATTTACAACCGAACCAATGGGCGGATATCGGCCTTCCAGCCCGCTCGTGGCAGTCAATGGGGTTTCCGGTACAAGTCGTTACAACTCCGGCGAATGGATTGGGTTTCAGGGTAAAGATGCTGATATACAGATTGATTTACAACGGATTCAGTCCATCTCCAGCATTAGTACTCACATCCTGAATTACCACTGGCAACGGATGTGGGCGCCCGATACGCTTCGGTTCTCGGTTTCGGAAGATGGAGTAACAT
- a CDS encoding lmo0937 family membrane protein: protein MGNLLYTIAVILIIIWLLGFLGFNSFGMGGLIHVLLVIAIIAVVLRLIQGRSV, encoded by the coding sequence ATGGGCAATTTACTGTACACCATCGCTGTCATTTTAATCATAATCTGGCTGCTGGGCTTTTTAGGGTTTAATAGCTTTGGCATGGGCGGCCTGATTCACGTGTTACTGGTTATCGCCATTATTGCCGTTGTGCTCCGACTCATTCAGGGTCGAAGCGTTTGA
- a CDS encoding SusC/RagA family TonB-linked outer membrane protein codes for MKCKLLPRLARLGKLLTVLLVLSAPTLAQTISGKVTNAGDGASLPGVTIVEKGSTKGTVTDSDGNYSINLSSPQATVIFSYIGFVAQEISAAGRSTVNIGLKEDATQLGEVVVTALGIAKDKKALGYSVTEVKGAEFTQARENNVANALSGKIAGVNATGLSTGPGGSSRIIIRGNGSLTGDNQPLYVINGMPIDNTVPGGSATPNGGQGNVDRGDGIAGINPDDIESISVLKGGTAAALYGSRAANGVILITTKKGKAQRGIGVEYNSTFTMENAAVFPDWQYEYGQGDGAAKPTTQAQGIAWGRRSWGAKIDGSDFVAADGLTHPYSAQKNNIKNFYQTGKTFTNTLAFTGGNEKVNYRFSVADLDAKGILPTNTYNRKTGNLNINGAFGEKIAIEALAQYTLETGHNKTGAGDALGNPNWTPYMIGNTSDIRWLSPGYDASGNEIAWNDADIASNSYFVVNKYKQDDTKNRFIGQLGLTYKILKNLSAKGTVSRDFYNYNYTYVLPTGTRYIPNGQYNQLKTDVSETNTMLTANYNTTFGHFGLSALAGMNQRSFNYNQLNLFGSTFTIPYFYSSTNLATTSTVPLNQHTRTNSVFGSVDLDYKGVAFLTMTGRQDWFSTLSPKNNTIFYPSVGGSFVLSQAIQLPRLIDYAKVRASWAQVGGATPDPYVVNLTYSMVPSSGQPLQNVTTNTVVNGGLTNSDLKPLTSTTFEVGVDLQFLNKRLGLDLTYYNRATTNDIVQTSTSPTSGYNSVYLNVGKLNNRGIEALVTVNPIRTSNFGWNLSYNVAYNDSKVIKLADGISSMQMATSVGNWAYINSIEGRSYGTIVGTTRVRDANGNIVYDPTTGFAQKSALQELGKGVPPLTMGLTNEFRYKNFSLNILLDGKFGNKVFSVMEVYANRMGKLKRTLDGRENGLTVTGVTAKGDVYTNKVAKENLRTYYDNDKNYTDLFLHDGSFVKLRQVIFSYSIPVSTLKFVRLQSASVSFVARNLLTLYKQTDNFDPEQSFTNSSNQGFESLGLPRTRSYGVNLIVKF; via the coding sequence ATGAAATGTAAGTTACTACCCAGGCTTGCTCGTTTGGGCAAGCTCTTAACGGTACTTCTTGTGCTAAGTGCGCCAACCTTAGCACAGACGATTTCCGGTAAAGTGACGAATGCCGGTGATGGCGCATCATTACCGGGCGTTACAATAGTTGAAAAAGGATCGACCAAAGGCACTGTGACCGACAGCGATGGCAACTACTCGATCAATTTATCGAGTCCACAGGCAACGGTAATTTTCTCGTACATCGGATTTGTTGCGCAGGAGATTAGTGCGGCAGGACGTTCGACGGTCAATATCGGTCTGAAGGAAGATGCCACACAACTCGGTGAAGTCGTTGTGACGGCGCTCGGGATAGCCAAAGACAAAAAAGCGCTGGGGTATTCGGTTACGGAAGTAAAAGGAGCGGAATTTACCCAGGCTCGGGAAAACAACGTTGCCAATGCGCTCTCGGGTAAAATTGCGGGCGTCAATGCAACCGGATTATCAACGGGGCCGGGTGGCTCAAGCCGGATTATCATTCGGGGAAATGGCTCCCTGACGGGTGATAACCAACCGTTGTATGTGATTAATGGTATGCCCATCGATAATACCGTTCCGGGTGGTAGCGCGACGCCCAACGGTGGCCAGGGGAACGTGGACCGTGGCGATGGAATCGCCGGGATTAACCCCGATGATATTGAGTCGATCAGCGTATTGAAAGGCGGTACTGCTGCGGCATTGTATGGCTCCAGAGCAGCGAATGGGGTCATTTTGATTACGACCAAAAAAGGGAAAGCGCAGCGTGGTATCGGCGTAGAGTATAATTCGACGTTTACGATGGAAAATGCTGCCGTTTTTCCCGACTGGCAGTATGAGTATGGCCAGGGCGACGGAGCAGCCAAACCGACCACACAGGCACAAGGCATTGCCTGGGGACGGCGGTCCTGGGGTGCTAAAATCGATGGGTCGGATTTCGTAGCGGCCGATGGATTGACGCATCCGTATTCGGCGCAGAAAAATAACATCAAAAACTTCTACCAGACCGGTAAAACATTTACCAATACGCTGGCATTTACGGGTGGTAATGAGAAAGTTAACTATCGTTTTTCGGTTGCCGATCTGGACGCAAAAGGGATTCTGCCGACCAATACGTATAATCGTAAAACCGGCAACCTGAATATAAATGGTGCGTTTGGCGAAAAAATAGCCATTGAAGCATTGGCTCAATACACCCTGGAAACCGGCCATAATAAGACGGGCGCTGGCGATGCACTGGGTAATCCTAACTGGACTCCGTACATGATCGGAAATACCTCCGATATTCGGTGGTTAAGCCCGGGATATGACGCCAGTGGCAATGAAATAGCCTGGAATGACGCCGACATAGCCTCCAATAGTTATTTTGTTGTCAATAAATATAAGCAGGACGATACCAAAAATCGCTTCATCGGCCAGTTAGGACTGACGTACAAAATCCTGAAAAACCTGTCAGCGAAAGGGACCGTTAGCCGTGATTTTTACAACTACAATTATACATACGTCCTGCCAACCGGAACCCGCTATATTCCGAACGGACAGTATAATCAGCTAAAAACCGACGTGAGCGAAACAAATACGATGCTCACGGCTAATTACAATACAACATTTGGGCATTTTGGCCTGTCGGCACTGGCTGGTATGAACCAGCGGAGTTTCAATTATAATCAGTTGAATTTGTTCGGTTCGACCTTCACGATTCCCTATTTCTACAGCTCTACTAACCTGGCAACGACCAGTACCGTACCGCTCAATCAGCATACCCGGACCAACTCTGTATTCGGATCGGTTGACCTCGACTATAAAGGCGTGGCCTTCCTGACCATGACCGGGCGGCAGGACTGGTTCTCGACGTTGAGTCCAAAAAATAACACGATATTCTACCCATCCGTTGGCGGAAGTTTTGTGCTGTCGCAGGCGATTCAACTACCCCGACTGATTGATTATGCTAAAGTACGGGCATCCTGGGCGCAGGTGGGTGGTGCTACTCCTGATCCGTACGTGGTAAACCTGACTTATTCAATGGTGCCAAGTTCAGGGCAGCCACTTCAGAATGTAACCACCAATACAGTTGTGAATGGAGGGCTCACGAATTCAGACCTGAAACCATTGACTTCGACCACGTTTGAAGTTGGCGTCGACCTGCAGTTTTTAAATAAACGGCTGGGCCTCGATCTGACTTACTATAACCGGGCCACCACGAACGATATCGTTCAAACCAGTACGTCGCCAACTTCAGGTTACAACTCCGTATACCTGAACGTTGGGAAACTCAATAACCGGGGTATCGAAGCGCTGGTAACGGTCAACCCGATCCGGACGTCGAATTTCGGCTGGAACCTGAGTTACAACGTGGCTTATAACGACAGTAAAGTCATTAAACTGGCCGATGGCATCAGTTCGATGCAGATGGCTACATCGGTTGGGAACTGGGCTTACATTAACTCCATCGAAGGCCGCTCTTATGGCACAATCGTTGGAACCACCCGCGTTCGTGATGCGAATGGTAACATCGTGTACGACCCGACAACAGGGTTTGCCCAAAAATCGGCCCTTCAGGAATTAGGGAAAGGCGTTCCCCCGCTGACGATGGGTCTGACGAATGAGTTTCGCTACAAGAATTTCTCGCTGAATATTCTGCTCGATGGCAAATTTGGCAACAAGGTATTCTCGGTGATGGAGGTGTATGCCAACCGCATGGGTAAATTGAAACGGACGCTGGATGGCCGCGAAAACGGGCTGACCGTAACGGGTGTGACAGCCAAGGGCGATGTATACACAAACAAAGTTGCCAAAGAAAACCTGCGTACGTATTACGACAACGACAAAAACTACACGGACCTGTTTCTGCATGATGGCAGCTTCGTGAAGCTTCGTCAGGTGATTTTTAGCTACAGCATCCCGGTCAGTACGCTAAAGTTTGTTCGGCTTCAGTCGGCTAGTGTTTCATTCGTGGCACGTAACCTGTTGACCCTCTACAAACAGACCGACAACTTCGATCCGGAGCAGAGTTTCACCAACAGCTCGAACCAGGGCTTTGAATCCTTAGGATTACCGCGCACCCGTAGCTATGGCGTGAACCTCATCGTAAAATTCTAA